In the Phaseolus vulgaris cultivar G19833 chromosome 7, P. vulgaris v2.0, whole genome shotgun sequence genome, one interval contains:
- the LOC137829110 gene encoding uncharacterized protein: protein MPIHGEVHTISGGFSGGGPTASQRKRYVRTVNSVVGEGSDDPWETDLVFTKADLRDVVPHDNDPVVISVVTAGRKVHRVLVDQGSSADVMFWSTFNKLQLSPDLLRPYTGCLYGFAGDQVEVQGYLELRTTFTDGTASRTESICYLVVNANSAYNILLGRPALNRVRAVASTRHMKMKLSDLSG from the coding sequence ATGCCAATCCATGGAGAAGTACACACCATCTCTGGTGGCTTCTCAGGAGGAGGGCCCACTGCCTCTCAGCGCAAGAGATATGTGAGGACAGTGAATTCAGTTGTTGGAGAGGGTTCAGACGACCCATGGGAGACAGATCTGGTGTTCACGAAAGCTGATCTACGTGATGTCGTCccccatgacaatgaccccgtggtcatttcagttgtcacagctgggagaaaggtgcatagggttctcgtcgaccagggtagttctgcagatgtcatgttctggtcgaccttcaacaagcttcAGTTGTCCCCTGACCTGCTGAGGCCTTAcactggatgcttgtatgggtttgcgggGGACCAAGTGGAAGTACAAGGCTACTTGGAGCTAAGGACGACGTTTACAGATGGAACAGCGTCCCGTACAGAGAGCATTTGTTACTTGGTAGTCAACGCCAATTCAGCTTACAATATTCTGTTGGGTAGGCCAGCGCTGAACAGGGTAAGAGCAgtggcctccacgcgccacatgaagatgaagctgtcaGATCTCAGTGGCTAG
- the LOC137829111 gene encoding uncharacterized protein produces the protein MRSCAAGCKLFMSTLTGMAMDWFINLPYGHITSFAQLSLLFREQYLANRAPPPVSYDLFDVKQYQGETLKEYINRFGAQVVKVGTTEEPMIVYTFRKGVCPGPFCESIIRNRPRTFTEIRHLVVEHIATEGEVCEKRTSVAPTRPRAPSRAQPARVNEATTGRKNQERRRPYEVRRPQPRGRAEGNRSSREGNRPIRHNFVVELKDLIVVPNIADRLRPPVKTDKVLGPHKDSWSEFHEAFGHHINNCLALGHQLEWLSERLPGRVCYGRGLGSARGRSGT, from the coding sequence ATGAGAAGTTGCGCCGCAggttgcaagctcttcatgagcactctgactggcatggccatggattggttcatcaacCTTCCATATGGCCATATCACATCGTTCGCACAGCTTTCCCTGCTATTCAGGGAGCAGTACCTAGCAAACAGGGCTCCACCACCAGTCTcgtatgatttgtttgatgtgaagcagtatcaaggcgaGACCTtaaaggagtatatcaatcgctttggggctcaggtggtgaaggttggcaccacgGAGGAACCCATGATTGTCTACACATTCAGAAAGGGGGTGTGCCCTGGGCCTTTCTGCGAGTCaatcatccgcaaccgccccCGAACTTTTACTGAAATAAGGCATCTTGTTGTGGAACACATCGCCACTGAGGGCgaggtgtgcgagaagcgcACAAGTGTTGCACCCACACGCCCGAGAGCACCGTCGCGTGCACAACCCGCCAGGGTCAACGAGGCCACGACGGGGAGGAAGAACCAGGAGAGGAGACGCCCATACGAGGTGAGGAGGCCCCAGCCTAGGGGTCGAGCAGAGGGAAACAGGTCGTCGAGGGAAGGGAATAGGCCGATAAggcacaattttgtggtggagctTAAAGATCTTATCGTTGTGCCAAACATAGCTGACAGGCTGAGGCCACCAGTGAAGACAGATAAAGTGCTGGGACCTCACAAAGACTCGTGGTCCGAGTTCCACGAGGCATTTGGGCACCACATCAACAACTGTTTAGCGCTAGGCCATCAGTTAGAATGGCTTTCTGAAAGATTACCTGGCCGGGTCTGCTACGGTCGCGGCCTTGGCAGTGCCAGAGGAAGATCAGGCACATGA